The Lujinxingia vulgaris genome segment TGGGGGTGAGCGGGGTGGGGCGCAGCAGCGCCACTAAGATGGCGGCGATGGGGCGAGCGACGTAGATGTTCCAGGCGATGTCCTCCTTTTTTTTGGAGGCCAGGTAGACGTCGCGGATCGATTGAATGAGGGAGGCCATCGTGTCAGGAGGTCCAGGAGGTCATGGTCTCTTCGACCAGTGAGAGTTCGGTGCCGTTCCAGCGCCACAGGTGCTGGGCGCCGCGGCCGGCGCCGTCGGCCAGAGCGAAACCCTCTTCGTGCAGCCAGTATTCGGTGCCGGGCTCAAGCTCGGGCACATCCCAGGTCTCGGGGATGTTGCGATGCCACACACTCCAGAACTGGTAGTGATGGATGTAGGTCTCGTCGTCTTCGAAGACGGGATCTTCGATGGCCTCGCGCCACTCTTCTTTAAGGACGCAGGTGGCCTGGGGGGTGGAGAGGTCCATCAGCTCGGTGGCGGCGCAGTAGCCGGCCTCGTCGGTGACAAATACAAAGACGCGCTCGGGCAGCGGGTGCTCGGCCAGCTGGGGGTAGAGCTCTTCGGAGGCGGTCTTTTCGAGAAAGTCGAAGAACTGCAAAAGCACCCCGCCGGTGACGCGGCGCTGGGCGTTCTGGCGCGGATCCAGGGCGTCTTTGTCGGGCAGGGGCGCGGGGCGCTGGGCGTCGATGAAGCGGTCGAGGGCTTCGCGCCAGGTGCGGGCGTCTTCGCGAAGGGGGGAGTCGGACATGGGGCCTTCTCGTGGAGCAAAGGGGTTGGGGTCAGGCCGCGTCGATCGAAAGGATCAGGGGGGCGCGGCACTCCCTGTGGTTTATGGTGGGTTGGCCGCGGGGCGTCAAGGATAGGGGAAAGGTCCGGGCCCGGCGCCTGAGTGGGCGTTCCGGGTGTCGAGAAGTGGAGGTAAGGGGGCTGAGTGGGCGATCTGGGTGTCGAGAAGCGGAGGTAAGGGGGCTGAGTGGCCGGACTCAGGTGTCGAGAAGTGGAGGTAAGGGGGCTGAGTTAGCGATCTGGGTGTCGAGAAGCGTAGGTCAGAGGTCTGAGTGGCCGGACTCAGGCGTCGAGAAGCGGAGGTAAGGGGGCTGAGTGGGCGATCTGGGTGTCGAGAAGTGGAGGTAAGGGGTCTGAGTAGCCGGACTCAGGTGTCGAGAAGCGGAGGTAAGGGGTCTGAGTGGCCGGACTCAGGTGTCGAGAAGCGGAGGTAAGGGGTCTGAGTAGCCGGACTCAGGTGTCGAGAAGTGGTGCTCAGAGGTCCGAGTTGGCGCTCTGGGTGCCGAGAGGAAGCGAAAGAAGTCAGGCGTCAGCGGTCGCCAGCGGCAGGGTAAACCAGAAAATCGAGCCATGGGGTTGATTGGGCTCATAGCCCACCTCACCGCCCTGGGCGCTCACCAGGTGTTTGACGATGGAGAGGCCCAGGCCGGTGCCACCCATATGGGCGGCGCGCCCTTTGTCGACGCGGTAAAAACGCTCAAAGAGGCGGTGATGGTGGCGGGGCTCGATGCCGGGGCCCTGATCGATGACCTCGAAGCGGGCCATGGTGGCCTCGGCATCGCGGCTGGCGCGCACGATGATGGGGCCGGGCTCGGGGAGGTATTTCAGGGCGTTGTCGAGCAGGTTGATCAGGATCTGATCGAGGGCGCGAGGGTCAGCCAGGACCTGGAGGTCGGCGGCGATCTCCAGGGTGATCGCGGCGTCGTCGGGGGCGTGGAGGGCCTCGATGGCGTCGGCGGCGGCCTGGCGAGCCGGGAGATGCCGGGGCTCGAGATGGGCCTGATCGGCCTCCAGGCGTGCGATGTCGAGCAGGTCGGCGATCAGGTGCGTGAGGCGCTCGGCGTTGCGGTAGATGCCGCGGGTGAAGTTCCGGGCGGCCTTCGGATCGTCGAGCGCGCCGCTGAGCAGCGTCTCGCTGTTGGCCTGGATCACCGCCACAGGGGTGCGAAGCTCGTGAGAGACGTTGGCGACGAAGTCGCGGCGGACGGTCTCCAGGCGGCGCAGCTCGGTGACGTCGTGGAGCACCAGGATGAGCCCGGGGCCGTGTTTGGGCCAGGCCGCCCGTGCCAGGATGGTGCGGGTGAGCGGGGCGGTGAGCTGAAACTCGGCGGAGGCGCCGCGGGCGCTGTGCGCGCCACCGATGAGCTGCTCCAGGGGGGCGGCGGGCAGAAGATCGGCCAGGTCGCGGCCCTGCGGGTTGCCCTCGAGTCCCAGGAGGGCGCGGGCGGCGCGGTTGACCAGGGTGACGGTGAGGTGGGCGTCGGTGGCCACCACGCCCTCGGCCATGCCGTCGAGCACCGCGCTGAAGC includes the following:
- a CDS encoding sensor histidine kinase; translated protein: MFLSFRSKIFAIAIALIGLFVLIATLAAHHTLRGWTQSRIESDLLQRARLIDASLDPEGDLSAQVLRLSEASQTRITLIAADGEVLADSHVDQPEALDDHGDRPEVQAALTQGVGLARRHSSSIDADLLYGAIPASATEGAAVVRLSVPLSEVDEVLNRLRTLALIGALVALAIAIFLSGIATRLMSSTLQNLLIHAREATDLPDDTQLPGAEPGVREPTSSRSVRQLTEALERSVGSLARERDRFSAVLDGMAEGVVATDAHLTVTLVNRAARALLGLEGNPQGRDLADLLPAAPLEQLIGGAHSARGASAEFQLTAPLTRTILARAAWPKHGPGLILVLHDVTELRRLETVRRDFVANVSHELRTPVAVIQANSETLLSGALDDPKAARNFTRGIYRNAERLTHLIADLLDIARLEADQAHLEPRHLPARQAAADAIEALHAPDDAAITLEIAADLQVLADPRALDQILINLLDNALKYLPEPGPIIVRASRDAEATMARFEVIDQGPGIEPRHHHRLFERFYRVDKGRAAHMGGTGLGLSIVKHLVSAQGGEVGYEPNQPHGSIFWFTLPLATADA